From Coturnix japonica isolate 7356 chromosome 1, Coturnix japonica 2.1, whole genome shotgun sequence, the proteins below share one genomic window:
- the IFFO1 gene encoding intermediate filament family orphan 1 isoform X2, with amino-acid sequence MNPLFGPNLFLLPQEQQGLPGSEPPVPRPAEPFAAERGPPPPPPPSAVAGPFPAPPAAMALRNDLGSNISVLKTLNLRFRCFLAKVHELERRNRQLEKQLQQALEEGGRARGPPRRDQAVQTGLLGPIRPLGLALAAGRPAALCGPGRPLSSPGCHPGAPAQAPPFSANSRFMPGTIWSFSQARRLGPGPETTLVQGPGVSWIHPDGVGVQIDTITPEIRALYNVLAKVKRERDEYKRRWEEEYTVRVQLQDRVTELQEEAQEAEACQEELAMKVEQLKAELVVFKGLMSNNITELDTKIQEKAMKVDMDICRRIDITAKLCDVAQQRNCEDMIKMFQKQLSLHLSPVKVPASMGRKRERKQVSDEDTSLSESDASRKPDEEEEDETTAMSINEEMQRMLNQLREYDFEDDCDSLTWEETEETLLLWEDFSGYAIAAAEVQGEQDDSLEKVIKDTESLFKSREKEYQETIDQIELELATAKNDMNRHLHEYMEMCSMKRGLDVQMETCRRLITQSGDRKSPAFTPASTSESAPNEESEESDRDPPSDASIR; translated from the exons ATGAACCCGCTGTTCGGCCCCAATCTCTTCTTACTGCCGCAggagcagcaggggctgcccgGCTCCGAGCCGCCCGTCCCGCGGCCCGCGGAGCCCTTCGCGGCTGAGCGCggccccccgccgccgccgccgccctcgGCCGTGGCCGGCCCGTTccccgctccgcccgccgccATGGCCCTCCGCAACGACCTGGGCTCCAACATCAGCGTGCTGAAGACGCTGAACCTGAGGTTCCGCTGCTTCCTGGCCAAGGTCCACGAGCTGGAGCGGCGCAACCGgcagctggagaagcagctgcagcaggcgCTGGAGGAGGGCGGCCGGGCCCGCGGTCCCCCGCGCCGCGACCAGGCGGTGCAGACCGGCCTGCTGGGGCCCATCCGCCCGCTGGGGCTGGCGCTGGCCGCCGGTCGCCCCGCCGCTCTGTGCGGGCCCGGCCGCCCGTTAAGCTCCCCGGGCTGCCACCCCGGCGCCCCCGCCCAGGCGCCGCCCTTCTCGGCCAACTCCCGCTTCATGCCCGGCACCATCTGGTCCTTCTCGCAGGCCCGCAGGCTGGGCCCCGGACCGGAGACCACGTTGGTGCAGGGGCCGGGGGTGTCGTGGATCCATCCGGACGGGGTGGGCGTGCAGATCGACACCATCACCCCCGAGATCCGCGCCCTCTACAACGTGCTGGCCAAGGTGAAGAGGGAGCGCGACGAATATAAGCGCAG ATGGGAAGAGGAGTACACAGTTCGTGTCCAGCTTCAGGACCgagtcacagagctgcaggag GAAGCCCAGGAGGCTGAAGCATGCCAGGAGGAACTGGCCATGAAGGTGGAACAACTCAAGGCAGAGCTTGTTGTCTTCAAGGGACTGATGAGCAAT AACATCACAGAGCTGGACACCAAGATCCAGGAGAAGGCCATGAAGGTAGACATGGACATCTGCCGGCGCATTGACATCACTGCCAAGCTATGTGATGTGGCACAGCAGCGGAACTGCGAGGACATGATCAAGATGTTTCAG AAGCAATTG TCTCTGCACTTGTCTCCCGTTAAGGTCCCAGCCTCGATGGGGCGGAAGCGGGAGCGGAAGCAGGTCAGCGATGAAGACACTTCACTGTCAGAGAGCGATGCCTCCAGAAAGCctgatgaggaagaagaggatgagACCACAGCCATGAGTATCAATGAGGAAATGCAAAGGATGCTGAACCAGCT GAGGGAATATGATTTTGAAGATGACTGTGACAGCCTCACGtgggaggaaacagaagagacaCTGCTTCTCTGGGAGGACTTCTCTGGATACGCCATTGCAGCTGCAGAGGTGCAGGGGGAG CAGGATGACAGCTTGGAGAAGGTGATCAAAGACACAGAGTCATTGTTCAAGAGCCGCGAGAAGGAATACCAGGAAACCATTGACCAAATAGAG ctggagctggccaCAGCCAAGAATGATATGAACCGGCACCTGCACGAGTACATGGAGATGTGCAGCATGAAGCGAGGTCTGGATGTGCAGATGGAGACTTGCCGACGGCTCATCACCCAGTCTGGGGACAG GAAATCTCCTGCCTTCACCCCAGCCTCCACCAGCGAGTCAGCCCCCAATGAGGAGAGTGAGGAGTCAGATCGTGATCCCCCCAGCGATGCTTCCATCAGATAA
- the IFFO1 gene encoding intermediate filament family orphan 1 isoform X4: MNPLFGPNLFLLPQEQQGLPGSEPPVPRPAEPFAAERGPPPPPPPSAVAGPFPAPPAAMALRNDLGSNISVLKTLNLRFRCFLAKVHELERRNRQLEKQLQQALEEGGRARGPPRRDQAVQTGLLGPIRPLGLALAAGRPAALCGPGRPLSSPGCHPGAPAQAPPFSANSRFMPGTIWSFSQARRLGPGPETTLVQGPGVSWIHPDGVGVQIDTITPEIRALYNVLAKVKRERDEYKRRWEEEYTVRVQLQDRVTELQEEAQEAEACQEELAMKVEQLKAELVVFKGLMSNNITELDTKIQEKAMKVDMDICRRIDITAKLCDVAQQRNCEDMIKMFQKQLSLHLSPVKVPASMGRKRERKQVSDEDTSLSESDASRKPDEEEEDETTAMSINEEMQRMLNQLREYDFEDDCDSLTWEETEETLLLWEDFSGYAIAAAEQQDDSLEKVIKDTESLFKSREKEYQETIDQIELELATAKNDMNRHLHEYMEMCSMKRGLDVQMETCRRLITQSGDRKSPAFTPASTSESAPNEESEESDRDPPSDASIR, encoded by the exons ATGAACCCGCTGTTCGGCCCCAATCTCTTCTTACTGCCGCAggagcagcaggggctgcccgGCTCCGAGCCGCCCGTCCCGCGGCCCGCGGAGCCCTTCGCGGCTGAGCGCggccccccgccgccgccgccgccctcgGCCGTGGCCGGCCCGTTccccgctccgcccgccgccATGGCCCTCCGCAACGACCTGGGCTCCAACATCAGCGTGCTGAAGACGCTGAACCTGAGGTTCCGCTGCTTCCTGGCCAAGGTCCACGAGCTGGAGCGGCGCAACCGgcagctggagaagcagctgcagcaggcgCTGGAGGAGGGCGGCCGGGCCCGCGGTCCCCCGCGCCGCGACCAGGCGGTGCAGACCGGCCTGCTGGGGCCCATCCGCCCGCTGGGGCTGGCGCTGGCCGCCGGTCGCCCCGCCGCTCTGTGCGGGCCCGGCCGCCCGTTAAGCTCCCCGGGCTGCCACCCCGGCGCCCCCGCCCAGGCGCCGCCCTTCTCGGCCAACTCCCGCTTCATGCCCGGCACCATCTGGTCCTTCTCGCAGGCCCGCAGGCTGGGCCCCGGACCGGAGACCACGTTGGTGCAGGGGCCGGGGGTGTCGTGGATCCATCCGGACGGGGTGGGCGTGCAGATCGACACCATCACCCCCGAGATCCGCGCCCTCTACAACGTGCTGGCCAAGGTGAAGAGGGAGCGCGACGAATATAAGCGCAG ATGGGAAGAGGAGTACACAGTTCGTGTCCAGCTTCAGGACCgagtcacagagctgcaggag GAAGCCCAGGAGGCTGAAGCATGCCAGGAGGAACTGGCCATGAAGGTGGAACAACTCAAGGCAGAGCTTGTTGTCTTCAAGGGACTGATGAGCAAT AACATCACAGAGCTGGACACCAAGATCCAGGAGAAGGCCATGAAGGTAGACATGGACATCTGCCGGCGCATTGACATCACTGCCAAGCTATGTGATGTGGCACAGCAGCGGAACTGCGAGGACATGATCAAGATGTTTCAG AAGCAATTG TCTCTGCACTTGTCTCCCGTTAAGGTCCCAGCCTCGATGGGGCGGAAGCGGGAGCGGAAGCAGGTCAGCGATGAAGACACTTCACTGTCAGAGAGCGATGCCTCCAGAAAGCctgatgaggaagaagaggatgagACCACAGCCATGAGTATCAATGAGGAAATGCAAAGGATGCTGAACCAGCT GAGGGAATATGATTTTGAAGATGACTGTGACAGCCTCACGtgggaggaaacagaagagacaCTGCTTCTCTGGGAGGACTTCTCTGGATACGCCATTGCAGCTGCAGAG CAGCAGGATGACAGCTTGGAGAAGGTGATCAAAGACACAGAGTCATTGTTCAAGAGCCGCGAGAAGGAATACCAGGAAACCATTGACCAAATAGAG ctggagctggccaCAGCCAAGAATGATATGAACCGGCACCTGCACGAGTACATGGAGATGTGCAGCATGAAGCGAGGTCTGGATGTGCAGATGGAGACTTGCCGACGGCTCATCACCCAGTCTGGGGACAG GAAATCTCCTGCCTTCACCCCAGCCTCCACCAGCGAGTCAGCCCCCAATGAGGAGAGTGAGGAGTCAGATCGTGATCCCCCCAGCGATGCTTCCATCAGATAA
- the IFFO1 gene encoding intermediate filament family orphan 1 isoform X8, which produces MNPLFGPNLFLLPQEQQGLPGSEPPVPRPAEPFAAERGPPPPPPPSAVAGPFPAPPAAMALRNDLGSNISVLKTLNLRFRCFLAKVHELERRNRQLEKQLQQALEEGGRARGPPRRDQAVQTGLLGPIRPLGLALAAGRPAALCGPGRPLSSPGCHPGAPAQAPPFSANSRFMPGTIWSFSQARRLGPGPETTLVQGPGVSWIHPDGVGVQIDTITPEIRALYNVLAKVKRERDEYKRRWEEEYTVRVQLQDRVTELQEEAQEAEACQEELAMKVEQLKAELVVFKGLMSNNITELDTKIQEKAMKVDMDICRRIDITAKLCDVAQQRNCEDMIKMFQVPASMGRKRERKQVSDEDTSLSESDASRKPDEEEEDETTAMSINEEMQRMLNQLREYDFEDDCDSLTWEETEETLLLWEDFSGYAIAAAEVQGEQQDDSLEKVIKDTESLFKSREKEYQETIDQIELELATAKNDMNRHLHEYMEMCSMKRGLDVQMETCRRLITQSGDRKSPAFTPASTSESAPNEESEESDRDPPSDASIR; this is translated from the exons ATGAACCCGCTGTTCGGCCCCAATCTCTTCTTACTGCCGCAggagcagcaggggctgcccgGCTCCGAGCCGCCCGTCCCGCGGCCCGCGGAGCCCTTCGCGGCTGAGCGCggccccccgccgccgccgccgccctcgGCCGTGGCCGGCCCGTTccccgctccgcccgccgccATGGCCCTCCGCAACGACCTGGGCTCCAACATCAGCGTGCTGAAGACGCTGAACCTGAGGTTCCGCTGCTTCCTGGCCAAGGTCCACGAGCTGGAGCGGCGCAACCGgcagctggagaagcagctgcagcaggcgCTGGAGGAGGGCGGCCGGGCCCGCGGTCCCCCGCGCCGCGACCAGGCGGTGCAGACCGGCCTGCTGGGGCCCATCCGCCCGCTGGGGCTGGCGCTGGCCGCCGGTCGCCCCGCCGCTCTGTGCGGGCCCGGCCGCCCGTTAAGCTCCCCGGGCTGCCACCCCGGCGCCCCCGCCCAGGCGCCGCCCTTCTCGGCCAACTCCCGCTTCATGCCCGGCACCATCTGGTCCTTCTCGCAGGCCCGCAGGCTGGGCCCCGGACCGGAGACCACGTTGGTGCAGGGGCCGGGGGTGTCGTGGATCCATCCGGACGGGGTGGGCGTGCAGATCGACACCATCACCCCCGAGATCCGCGCCCTCTACAACGTGCTGGCCAAGGTGAAGAGGGAGCGCGACGAATATAAGCGCAG ATGGGAAGAGGAGTACACAGTTCGTGTCCAGCTTCAGGACCgagtcacagagctgcaggag GAAGCCCAGGAGGCTGAAGCATGCCAGGAGGAACTGGCCATGAAGGTGGAACAACTCAAGGCAGAGCTTGTTGTCTTCAAGGGACTGATGAGCAAT AACATCACAGAGCTGGACACCAAGATCCAGGAGAAGGCCATGAAGGTAGACATGGACATCTGCCGGCGCATTGACATCACTGCCAAGCTATGTGATGTGGCACAGCAGCGGAACTGCGAGGACATGATCAAGATGTTTCAG GTCCCAGCCTCGATGGGGCGGAAGCGGGAGCGGAAGCAGGTCAGCGATGAAGACACTTCACTGTCAGAGAGCGATGCCTCCAGAAAGCctgatgaggaagaagaggatgagACCACAGCCATGAGTATCAATGAGGAAATGCAAAGGATGCTGAACCAGCT GAGGGAATATGATTTTGAAGATGACTGTGACAGCCTCACGtgggaggaaacagaagagacaCTGCTTCTCTGGGAGGACTTCTCTGGATACGCCATTGCAGCTGCAGAGGTGCAGGGGGAG CAGCAGGATGACAGCTTGGAGAAGGTGATCAAAGACACAGAGTCATTGTTCAAGAGCCGCGAGAAGGAATACCAGGAAACCATTGACCAAATAGAG ctggagctggccaCAGCCAAGAATGATATGAACCGGCACCTGCACGAGTACATGGAGATGTGCAGCATGAAGCGAGGTCTGGATGTGCAGATGGAGACTTGCCGACGGCTCATCACCCAGTCTGGGGACAG GAAATCTCCTGCCTTCACCCCAGCCTCCACCAGCGAGTCAGCCCCCAATGAGGAGAGTGAGGAGTCAGATCGTGATCCCCCCAGCGATGCTTCCATCAGATAA